In Pseudomonadota bacterium, the sequence GCGCGTTCTCCTCGACTTCGGCGCCAACTGGTGTCCCGACTGCGTGCTGCTGGCCAACGTCATGCGCCTGCCCGAGGTCGACGCCTTCGTGCGCGATCACTTTGAGGTGGTACTCATCGACGTAGGTCGATTCGACAAGAACCTCGAGATCGCGAAGCGCTTCGGCGTGAAGGGCAAGCTCGAGGGCATTCCCTCGGTTCTCGTGCTCGACGCCAGCGGGCGCCTCCTCAACCCCGACCGCATCGCCGCGCTGGCCGACGCGCGTTCGATGACGCCCCAAGGCATCGCCGATTGCGTTGCGGGCTGGGCACGCATCACGCCCGCGAAGCGCTGAGTGCAGCGCTACAGGCGGGCGCGCCACGTTATCCCCACGAGGGCGTAGGGGACACGTGCTTGTCCACCACGAGACCGTGGGGGACACGTGCTTGTCCACCACGAGGCCGTGGGGGACACGTGCTTGTCCACCACGAGGCCGTGGGGGACAAGGCGCATCTGGATGGCGGACAGCTGCGTGAGTGGCTGCAGGCAGCCCTGCGGGACGTCGGTCCTGCGGAGCTCGTGCAGTGTCACCTGAGAGGCACCCCCGCGACACTCGCCAATCGGATGATCTTTTCGAGGATGGAGACCGGGCCGAGGGGGCATAGGCGAGTTCGAAAGCGAAGCCGGTGCTGAACACGAAGCCAGGGCCACTGCGTGGCCTGCAACCTCAGCGCGCCCGACCTCAGTGGAAGATGGCGTGGAGAATGGTCGTGCCCAGGTAGCCCACCGCGCCGATGGCCCCCACGATGGGGGCGGCGGGACCCGTCGCCGGACTTGCGATGAGCATTCCGCCGAACACCGTCTTGAGGCCGCCGGCAACCTGATCACGGCTGGCCTGGCGCGTCATCTGACCCAGACGCCCGTGCACCGCGTCGTAGTCTGCCTTCACCTCTTCGCTCACCTGACCGCTGGCGTCGGCATTGGCGGCCAGGGCGTCAGCGGCCACGTGATCGAGCTCGACGACCTGGTTCTTCGTCACCACGCCCTGGTGGATGTCGGTGACGCCATCGACGACGGCGATACCACCGGAGACCACCGAGAGCACCGCGGCCGTTCCCGCGGCGGCTTTGGCCGATTCGGCCAGCGAGAGGGCCTGTGCCCCCTGGGCCTTGGCCTGGGCGCCCAGCGCCATGGCTTTCGCGAGGTTTCCGGACGCAGCCGCGCCCTGGGCGAGGGCCGCGGTGGCGTGGGCGCTGGCGGCCAGGGCCGTGGCAGAATGGGCTGCTTGCAGGGCGGTGAGGGTGTGGAAGGCGGTTCCGGCAAGGGTGAACGTGCTCCCCACCTCGAGGGCCAGCTGGGTCGGACGGGGGCCCTGCGCCACCTGATCCGGCGGCGCGGTGGGCTGAGGCGTGAAGGCTGCCGCGTCGAAGGTCACGGGCGCGGTCGCGCCGTCGAAGAGCGTCCCGCTGAGCAGGCGCTCAGAGAGCGACGAGACAGCAGGTGCACTATAGGCCTGGGCTACATCGACAGTCGTCTGCTGGGGCGTTGCTGGCGCCGTGAAAGACTGTGCGGATGTCAGTGCCGCATCACGCGTGAGCGTCGTGCCGCTGAAAGATGCCAGCGCCTCCGCGCCGGTGAGTGTCGTGCCATCCGCGAAGGCCACCAGCGTCTCCGGTGCGGGCGCCTCGGCCGTCTCCGGCGGATTCACCACGGCGGAGACCTCGGGCATGAGGTACCGCGTGCTCATGTGATTCACGCGCACATGCGCGTTCACCGCTGCGGTGATGGGGTGATGCGCGGCCCACGTCGGGTCGGTGACCACGACGGCGCCCT encodes:
- a CDS encoding thioredoxin family protein: GPQVKVKRVEDIPIVTKTPYDARLDVSAAVNAALARARRNGRRVLLDFGANWCPDCVLLANVMRLPEVDAFVRDHFEVVLIDVGRFDKNLEIAKRFGVKGKLEGIPSVLVLDASGRLLNPDRIAALADARSMTPQGIADCVAGWARITPAKR